In Streptomyces sp. NBC_00414, a single window of DNA contains:
- a CDS encoding LysR family transcriptional regulator gives MDLALLRTFVTVHRAGSFTRAAALLGLSQPAVTSQIRTLERQLGRPLFLRQARGVTPTTIGDELAHKAAPHLDALVEIAETGLDANFSLRTLHLAGPPEFTAERALPALTELIGDDGHGFALRASFGNAEETLEGLAAGHHDLAISTARPRGSLLTATPLCDEEHVLVAAPRWVSRIGSDKLRDQGAPALENLPVVEVHESLPFIARYWASVFDSLPAASGTVIVPDLRAVLACATTGAGLAVLPRYLCGQALERGDVVALTEPAIPPLRTYFLVVRTGTLAMPHVARAHEWLLRAATGWS, from the coding sequence ATGGATCTGGCCCTCCTGCGGACCTTCGTGACCGTGCACCGGGCCGGCTCCTTCACCCGAGCCGCCGCCCTGCTCGGTCTCTCCCAGCCGGCCGTCACCTCACAGATCCGCACGCTCGAACGACAGCTGGGCCGCCCCCTGTTCCTGCGCCAGGCCCGGGGAGTGACCCCCACCACCATCGGCGACGAACTCGCCCACAAGGCCGCTCCGCATCTCGACGCCCTGGTGGAGATCGCCGAGACCGGCCTCGACGCGAACTTCTCCCTGCGCACGCTCCACCTCGCCGGGCCACCGGAGTTCACCGCCGAACGCGCGCTGCCCGCACTCACCGAGCTGATCGGCGACGACGGCCACGGCTTCGCGCTGCGGGCCTCCTTCGGCAACGCTGAGGAAACACTGGAGGGGCTCGCCGCCGGGCATCATGATCTGGCCATCAGCACGGCACGCCCCCGGGGTTCCCTGCTCACCGCGACTCCGCTCTGCGACGAGGAGCACGTGCTGGTCGCCGCCCCCCGCTGGGTCTCCCGCATCGGCTCCGACAAATTGCGGGACCAGGGTGCGCCCGCGCTGGAGAACCTGCCCGTGGTGGAGGTGCACGAGTCGCTGCCGTTCATCGCCCGCTACTGGGCCTCCGTGTTCGACTCGCTGCCCGCCGCATCGGGCACCGTCATCGTTCCCGACCTGCGTGCGGTGCTCGCCTGCGCCACCACCGGCGCGGGACTCGCCGTACTGCCCCGCTATCTGTGCGGACAGGCCCTGGAGCGCGGTGACGTGGTGGCGCTGACCGAACCCGCGATCCCTCCCCTTCGTACGTACTTTCTGGTGGTACGGACCGGCACTCTTGCCATGCCGCATGTCGCGCGGGCACACGAGTGGCTGCTGCGCGCCGCTACCGGCTGGTCGTGA
- a CDS encoding NUDIX hydrolase produces the protein MTDRPVVKRTARAVLLDGDDLILIKRTKPGVDPYWLTPGGGVEPEDTTVVEALHREVDEELGAKVTDVVPCFVDTVEHIGEDSSSTGVKVQHFFVCRLESMDPALRHGPEIDEPCGDYEIVRIPFTRVGIASVHLVPLSLRHYLDGNIEGVRAMQAPDLG, from the coding sequence ATGACCGATCGACCCGTGGTCAAGCGCACCGCCCGAGCCGTCCTGCTGGACGGCGACGACTTGATCCTGATCAAGCGGACCAAGCCCGGCGTCGATCCCTACTGGCTGACGCCCGGCGGCGGGGTCGAGCCGGAGGACACGACCGTCGTCGAAGCACTCCATCGTGAAGTGGACGAGGAGCTCGGCGCCAAGGTCACCGATGTCGTGCCCTGCTTCGTCGACACCGTCGAGCACATCGGCGAGGACAGCAGCTCGACCGGAGTGAAGGTGCAGCACTTCTTCGTCTGCCGCCTGGAATCCATGGACCCCGCGCTCCGCCACGGCCCCGAGATCGACGAGCCCTGCGGCGACTACGAGATCGTCCGGATCCCCTTCACCCGGGTGGGCATCGCTTCCGTCCACCTCGTACCGCTGTCGCTGCGGCACTATCTCGACGGGAACATCGAGGGCGTACGGGCGATGCAGGCACCCGACCTGGGCTGA
- a CDS encoding globin domain-containing protein: MDAPTTTSADNGTSGGGGGGGWFTPHTPPEPPAGGEQGATEGRRLAALRPVGRSAAGEGGPTRRRIPPNAGPGSDTGRADADPAVADQAVADQADADRADVGYSPVSGRHAGSTDGSSLDDGSSHERPTGSGPPSVGVRGEGAARADSSAPPVATREAMPSAVAHNRPPAPPKPDHKFPVPGQRPPGISAPAAAAPTATARAAAAPTAVSAPTAFSAPASASAPPQAPAPAPAPAKPASPDAVLIRRTMAEVGPVADKVTSYFYALLFVRHPDLRPLFPAAMDTQRDRLLKALLTAAEHIDNTEILVSYLQNLGRGHRKYGTRPEHYPAVGECLLGALSRFAEAAWDRETEAAWVRAYTKISQVMIDAAAVDELRAPAWWYAEVISHDLRTPDVAVVTVRPDQPYPFLAGQYASLETPWWPRVWRHYSFASAPRSDGLLSFHVKAVPAGWVSSALVHRARPGDIVRLGPPAGSMTVDHTTDSGLLCLGGGTGIAPIKALVEDVAEYGQRRPVEVFYGARTDHDLYDIDTMLRLQQSHSWLSVRPIVDQQAHLQLPDAVREYGPWNEYDAYLSGPPGMIRNGVDALRDIGVPSERIRHDAVEDLVAARD; this comes from the coding sequence ATGGACGCTCCGACCACCACGTCGGCCGACAACGGCACTTCAGGGGGTGGCGGCGGAGGCGGCTGGTTCACACCGCACACGCCACCGGAGCCGCCCGCGGGCGGCGAGCAGGGGGCGACCGAGGGGCGGCGCCTGGCCGCGTTGCGACCCGTCGGCAGGTCCGCGGCGGGAGAGGGCGGCCCGACACGACGGCGAATACCCCCGAACGCGGGGCCCGGATCGGACACCGGTCGAGCCGACGCCGATCCAGCCGTTGCCGACCAAGCCGTTGCCGACCAGGCTGACGCCGATCGGGCCGACGTCGGTTACAGCCCTGTGAGCGGCCGTCACGCGGGCTCCACGGACGGCAGCTCGCTCGACGACGGCTCTTCTCATGAGAGGCCCACCGGCTCCGGACCCCCGTCCGTCGGCGTCCGCGGCGAGGGTGCCGCCCGCGCCGACTCGTCCGCGCCCCCGGTGGCGACGCGCGAGGCGATGCCCTCGGCCGTGGCGCACAACAGGCCCCCCGCTCCGCCGAAGCCCGACCACAAATTTCCCGTCCCCGGTCAGCGGCCCCCTGGCATCTCCGCCCCCGCGGCAGCCGCCCCCACAGCGACCGCGCGCGCGGCAGCCGCACCCACGGCGGTATCTGCCCCCACGGCGTTCTCCGCCCCGGCTTCCGCGTCCGCCCCGCCACAGGCCCCGGCACCCGCGCCCGCCCCCGCTAAGCCCGCCTCCCCGGACGCCGTTCTCATCCGCCGCACGATGGCCGAGGTGGGGCCTGTCGCCGACAAGGTCACCTCGTACTTCTACGCGCTGCTCTTCGTGCGCCATCCCGACCTGCGCCCCCTGTTCCCGGCCGCGATGGACACCCAGCGGGACCGTTTGCTCAAGGCCCTGCTGACGGCGGCCGAGCACATCGACAACACCGAGATCCTGGTCTCGTATCTGCAGAACCTCGGCCGCGGTCACCGCAAGTACGGCACGCGCCCCGAGCACTACCCCGCCGTCGGGGAGTGCCTCCTGGGCGCGCTCAGCCGGTTCGCCGAGGCGGCCTGGGACAGGGAGACGGAGGCGGCCTGGGTCAGGGCGTACACGAAGATCTCCCAGGTCATGATCGACGCCGCGGCCGTGGACGAACTGCGCGCGCCGGCCTGGTGGTACGCCGAGGTGATCTCGCACGACCTGAGGACCCCGGACGTCGCAGTCGTCACGGTCCGCCCCGACCAGCCGTACCCCTTCCTCGCCGGGCAGTACGCGAGCCTGGAGACCCCTTGGTGGCCCCGCGTCTGGCGGCACTACTCCTTCGCCTCCGCGCCCCGGTCGGACGGGCTGCTGTCGTTCCACGTGAAGGCGGTTCCGGCGGGTTGGGTCTCCAGCGCGCTGGTGCACCGGGCCCGCCCCGGCGACATCGTCAGACTGGGCCCGCCCGCGGGCTCGATGACCGTCGACCACACCACCGACAGCGGACTGCTCTGCCTGGGCGGCGGCACCGGCATCGCGCCGATCAAGGCACTGGTCGAGGACGTGGCTGAGTACGGGCAGAGGCGCCCGGTCGAGGTGTTCTACGGCGCCCGAACCGATCACGACCTGTACGACATCGACACCATGCTCCGGCTCCAGCAGAGCCACTCATGGCTCTCGGTGCGTCCCATCGTCGATCAGCAGGCGCATCTCCAGCTCCCCGACGCGGTACGCGAATACGGTCCGTGGAACGAGTACGACGCCTACCTCTCAGGCCCGCCCGGCATGATCCGCAACGGTGTGGACGCGCTCCGGGACATCGGTGTCCCGTCGGAGCGGATCCGTCACGACGCGGTGGAGGACCTGGTCGCGGCACGGGACTGA
- a CDS encoding HAD family hydrolase, which produces MARLHLFDLDGTLLHGSSAPVEISRQLGLEAEAVALDEAIGAGLIGPPEYAAQVRALWTDLTEAHVAAAFASAPWLSGIEDVWARIRESGDYCAVVSLSPSFFVERLTLWGAHAAYGSRFPAVPFTEPVNPAGLLSAAAKVLIADRLCEEFGVKRTDCVAYGDSMSDRDLFRVVPVSVAVNADRHLEGLATYSYVGRDLRDAYELVCPDR; this is translated from the coding sequence ATGGCGAGACTTCATCTCTTCGATCTGGACGGAACGCTGCTGCACGGCTCGTCGGCGCCCGTGGAGATTTCCCGGCAGCTCGGACTGGAAGCCGAGGCCGTGGCGCTCGACGAGGCGATCGGCGCGGGACTCATAGGCCCGCCGGAGTACGCGGCGCAGGTGCGTGCCCTCTGGACGGACCTCACGGAGGCCCATGTGGCGGCGGCCTTCGCGAGCGCGCCGTGGTTGTCGGGCATCGAGGACGTCTGGGCGCGGATCAGAGAGAGCGGTGACTACTGCGCCGTCGTCTCGCTCTCGCCCTCGTTCTTCGTGGAGAGGCTGACTCTGTGGGGCGCGCACGCTGCGTACGGCTCACGCTTTCCGGCGGTGCCGTTCACCGAGCCCGTGAATCCGGCGGGGCTCCTCAGCGCGGCGGCCAAGGTTCTGATCGCGGACCGGCTGTGTGAAGAGTTCGGGGTGAAGCGGACTGACTGCGTCGCATACGGAGACTCGATGTCCGACAGGGACTTGTTCAGGGTGGTCCCGGTGTCCGTCGCGGTCAACGCGGACCGGCATCTGGAGGGTCTGGCCACCTACTCCTATGTGGGGCGGGATCTGAGGGATGCCTATGAACTGGTGTGTCCCGACCGGTAG
- a CDS encoding DUF2269 domain-containing protein has protein sequence MKLSRPARRANLVVHVAASACWLGLTLGLLALGITATTTGSAVTVEASVRAMKTFTDWLLLPLAFLTLLTGMVLSLGTPWGLARHRWVYTKFWLTLATTTATVFALRPGVGAAVAAVSDGGSLPDPGDILFGPIVSLSAYLFMTVISVLKPWGLTRRGQRIRTSARKPVDVAATRRTA, from the coding sequence GTGAAACTAAGCCGTCCCGCACGCCGGGCCAACCTCGTCGTCCATGTAGCCGCATCCGCGTGCTGGCTGGGGCTCACGCTCGGGCTGCTCGCACTGGGGATCACCGCGACCACCACCGGGTCCGCGGTGACCGTGGAAGCCTCTGTCCGTGCCATGAAGACCTTCACCGACTGGCTCCTGCTCCCCCTGGCGTTTCTCACGCTCCTCACCGGCATGGTGCTGTCCCTGGGAACGCCGTGGGGGCTGGCGAGGCACCGGTGGGTCTACACCAAGTTCTGGCTGACGCTGGCCACGACCACAGCCACCGTCTTCGCCCTGCGCCCCGGGGTCGGCGCCGCGGTCGCCGCGGTGTCGGACGGCGGTTCACTGCCCGATCCCGGTGACATCCTGTTCGGGCCGATCGTCTCGCTGTCCGCGTATCTCTTCATGACGGTGATCTCGGTACTCAAGCCCTGGGGGCTGACCCGGCGCGGGCAAAGGATCCGTACGTCCGCCCGCAAACCGGTGGACGTGGCAGCCACCCGTCGGACAGCCTGA
- a CDS encoding GNAT family N-acetyltransferase: MPTPSPAALPIRRLTPRDLAACADLAENRGWPREEHKWGLLLAAGTGYGIDDPGGGLVTACVLTAYGPREQPDLTAIGMVLVADRYARQGIGRRLMRHVVAELGTTPVTLHATPYGRPLYEELGFKTIGRAEMVRGRFSPLGPEPEVATRSATAEDLVAILRLDEEVFGADRTHMITRLPAFSDQLRVAEEDGRIIGYAAAWPNMDNHVVGPLIARDTETAKALIASLAARTDLPLRTDIDVRHEELLAWVKERGLASLAFNAVMTYGIGELPGDWTRRFAPLTVAAG; encoded by the coding sequence GTGCCGACTCCTTCCCCCGCCGCTCTGCCCATCCGCCGTCTGACGCCGCGCGACCTCGCCGCCTGCGCCGACCTCGCCGAGAACCGGGGCTGGCCCCGCGAGGAACACAAGTGGGGTCTGCTGCTCGCGGCCGGCACGGGGTACGGCATCGACGACCCCGGCGGTGGCCTCGTCACCGCATGCGTCCTGACCGCCTACGGGCCGCGGGAACAGCCGGATCTGACAGCGATCGGCATGGTGCTGGTCGCCGACCGGTACGCCCGTCAGGGCATCGGACGCCGCCTCATGCGCCATGTCGTGGCCGAGCTGGGAACCACCCCGGTGACCCTGCACGCCACGCCGTACGGACGCCCTCTGTACGAGGAACTGGGCTTCAAGACCATCGGACGTGCCGAGATGGTCCGTGGCCGCTTCAGCCCTCTCGGCCCGGAGCCCGAGGTCGCCACGCGCTCCGCCACGGCCGAGGATCTCGTCGCGATCCTCCGCCTCGACGAAGAGGTCTTCGGCGCGGACCGGACACACATGATCACGCGGCTGCCCGCCTTCTCCGACCAGCTGCGCGTCGCCGAGGAGGACGGCCGGATCATCGGGTACGCGGCCGCCTGGCCCAATATGGACAACCATGTCGTGGGTCCGCTGATCGCTCGGGACACCGAGACGGCAAAGGCCCTGATCGCCTCGCTTGCCGCCCGTACCGACCTCCCCCTGCGCACGGACATCGATGTACGGCATGAGGAACTGCTGGCATGGGTGAAGGAGCGCGGGCTCGCCTCCCTGGCTTTCAACGCGGTCATGACGTACGGCATCGGGGAGTTGCCCGGCGACTGGACGCGGCGGTTCGCTCCCCTGACCGTGGCCGCAGGCTGA
- a CDS encoding GlcG/HbpS family heme-binding protein: MSTTTVTPLTTQDAEALITAAREAAEAAGVTVSVTVLDAGGHLLAFRRDDRAVLISGETSTRKAYTALQLGAPTADLVEAVQPGGLFHTLPTALDRPLLFIAGGVPVHRDGRLIGAIGVGGGAPEQDHGFATTAVKALA; the protein is encoded by the coding sequence ATGAGCACCACCACCGTCACCCCGCTGACCACCCAGGACGCCGAGGCCCTCATCACGGCCGCCCGTGAGGCCGCGGAAGCCGCGGGCGTCACGGTCAGCGTCACGGTCCTCGACGCGGGCGGCCACCTGCTCGCCTTCCGGCGGGACGACCGAGCGGTCCTGATCTCGGGTGAGACCAGCACCCGTAAGGCCTATACGGCACTGCAGCTCGGCGCCCCCACCGCGGACCTCGTCGAAGCCGTCCAGCCCGGAGGGCTCTTCCACACCCTGCCGACCGCGCTCGACCGCCCGCTGCTGTTCATCGCCGGCGGTGTACCGGTCCACCGTGACGGCCGCCTGATCGGCGCGATCGGAGTCGGTGGCGGTGCACCGGAGCAGGACCACGGCTTCGCCACCACCGCGGTGAAGGCCCTCGCCTAG
- a CDS encoding MFS transporter, with protein sequence MPLALLALAIGAFGIGTTEFVIMGLLPEVAGDFGVSIPTAGFLVTGYALGVMFGAPLMTALGTKVSRKRMLMLLMGLFIVGNLISAIAPTFTVMLIGRVIASLAHGAFFGIGAVVAADLVAPDKKAGAIAMMFTGLTVANVVGVPLGTLIGQSAGWRVTFTAVAALGVLGLAGIARLVPDMPKPEGVRLRHELAAFKNVQVLLAMAMTVLGFGGVFAAITYIAPMMTNVTGYADGSVTWLLVLFGLGMVGGNLVGGRFADRALMPMLYVSLGALAVVLALFTLTAHNKIAAAVTIALIGALGFATVPPLQKRVLDQAHGAPTLASAVNIGAFNLGNALSAWLGGVVIAAGMGYTAPNWVGAVLAAAALLLAVLSAALERRADAADPADPAAPVAAKAEQAQAVQQQAVVHN encoded by the coding sequence ATGCCTCTCGCGCTTCTGGCCCTCGCGATCGGGGCCTTCGGAATCGGAACCACCGAGTTCGTGATCATGGGCTTGCTGCCCGAGGTCGCCGGCGACTTCGGTGTCTCCATCCCCACCGCGGGTTTCCTCGTGACCGGCTACGCGCTCGGAGTCATGTTCGGCGCGCCCCTCATGACCGCGCTCGGCACGAAGGTGTCCCGCAAGCGGATGCTGATGCTGCTGATGGGACTGTTCATCGTCGGCAACCTGATCTCCGCGATCGCCCCCACGTTCACCGTCATGCTGATCGGACGCGTGATCGCCTCCCTCGCGCACGGTGCCTTCTTCGGTATCGGCGCGGTCGTCGCCGCCGACCTGGTCGCGCCGGACAAGAAGGCCGGCGCCATCGCGATGATGTTCACCGGCCTGACCGTCGCCAACGTCGTCGGCGTACCGCTGGGCACCCTCATCGGGCAGTCGGCCGGCTGGCGTGTGACCTTCACGGCCGTCGCCGCACTGGGCGTCCTCGGCCTGGCCGGCATCGCCAGGCTGGTGCCCGACATGCCCAAGCCGGAAGGCGTACGGCTGCGTCACGAACTGGCCGCCTTCAAGAACGTCCAGGTCCTGCTCGCCATGGCGATGACCGTGCTCGGCTTCGGCGGAGTCTTCGCGGCGATCACCTACATCGCGCCGATGATGACGAACGTCACCGGCTACGCCGACGGCTCCGTCACCTGGCTGCTCGTCCTCTTCGGCCTCGGCATGGTCGGCGGCAACCTCGTCGGCGGCAGGTTCGCCGACCGCGCCCTGATGCCCATGCTGTACGTGTCACTGGGCGCCCTCGCGGTCGTACTCGCCCTGTTCACCCTCACCGCGCACAACAAGATCGCGGCGGCCGTGACCATCGCGCTGATCGGCGCTCTCGGGTTCGCCACCGTTCCGCCGCTGCAGAAGCGGGTGCTCGACCAGGCGCACGGCGCCCCGACACTCGCCTCCGCCGTGAACATCGGTGCCTTCAACCTCGGCAACGCCCTGTCGGCCTGGCTCGGCGGCGTCGTGATCGCGGCCGGCATGGGTTACACCGCCCCCAACTGGGTCGGCGCGGTCCTGGCCGCCGCCGCCCTGCTGCTCGCCGTCCTCTCGGCCGCGCTGGAGCGCCGTGCGGACGCGGCCGACCCGGCCGACCCGGCTGCCCCGGTCGCCGCGAAGGCGGAGCAGGCGCAGGCCGTGCAGCAGCAGGCCGTCGTCCACAACTGA
- a CDS encoding MarR family winged helix-turn-helix transcriptional regulator: protein MTATDPALTALAQGWCALSLLHGRIEAHIERALQTGHGLSVREYSLLDVLSRQHDGDGGHLQMKQVADAVVLSQSATTRLVTRLEDRGLLSRYLCPTDRRGIYTNVSEAGLKLLEEARPTNDAALREALDEAARSPELAPLVRVVESASLPTPA from the coding sequence ATGACAGCGACGGACCCCGCGCTCACCGCTCTCGCCCAGGGCTGGTGTGCTCTCTCTCTGCTGCACGGGAGGATCGAGGCGCACATCGAACGGGCCCTGCAGACCGGGCACGGCCTGAGCGTGCGTGAGTACTCACTCCTCGACGTCCTCAGCCGCCAGCACGACGGCGACGGCGGCCATCTGCAGATGAAGCAGGTCGCCGACGCGGTCGTCCTCAGCCAGAGCGCCACCACCCGCCTGGTGACCCGGCTGGAGGACCGCGGCCTGCTCTCGCGCTACCTGTGCCCGACCGACCGCCGTGGCATCTACACGAACGTCAGTGAGGCAGGGCTCAAGCTTCTGGAAGAGGCCCGGCCCACCAACGACGCGGCCCTGCGCGAGGCGCTGGACGAAGCGGCCAGGAGCCCCGAGCTGGCCCCGCTGGTCCGCGTCGTGGAGTCGGCGAGCCTGCCCACGCCCGCGTAG
- a CDS encoding GNAT family N-acetyltransferase — translation MGDLEIRPAAAEDIPAIVAMLADDPLGSRRESPDDLTPYLTALERLSGDPNQHVVVAVREGRVVGTLQLTIVPGLSRKGATRSIIEGVRVHADERGSGLGTRFIEWAVDRSRREGCQLVQLTSDATRTDAHRFYERLGFTASHVGFKLQL, via the coding sequence ATGGGAGATCTTGAGATACGACCCGCGGCCGCCGAGGACATCCCCGCCATCGTCGCGATGCTCGCCGACGACCCGCTGGGCTCGCGGCGCGAGTCACCGGACGACCTGACCCCGTATCTGACCGCGCTGGAACGCCTCAGTGGTGATCCGAACCAGCACGTGGTCGTCGCGGTGCGGGAGGGCCGGGTCGTCGGAACACTCCAGCTCACGATCGTTCCCGGACTGTCCCGCAAGGGAGCGACCCGATCGATCATCGAAGGCGTTCGGGTCCATGCCGACGAGCGAGGCAGCGGTCTGGGCACCCGCTTCATCGAGTGGGCCGTGGACCGTTCCCGGCGCGAAGGCTGCCAGTTGGTGCAGCTGACCTCCGACGCCACCAGGACCGATGCCCACCGGTTCTACGAGCGTCTCGGCTTCACGGCGTCGCACGTCGGGTTCAAGCTGCAGCTCTGA